Within Candidatus Thorarchaeota archaeon, the genomic segment CTTTTTTAATATTGAGACCATCTCCTCAATACATCGAAGATTTCCCATCAGTGCGCCAATATGGTTTCTTAGCCGTCTCAGAGTGATAATATGCTCCTTTTCAAGAAGCCTTTCAATGCGATACGCAAGTGCTACTCCCTCCTCATCGAAATCCGTTAGAATTAGTGTCTCTTTTCCGTTATGAGCCTCGTCAACAATCTGTTTCACAACATCTGCAATTCGCTTTCCTGAGTGAATTCGAATGATGTCCGCCTCTACTCCTGCATTTCTTAGAAACATCTCGTCACGATGCCCCTCGACAACGATGAGCAGGTCGGGATATTTCTTATCAAGATGGGCGAAGAGATCCAAGAGCGCGATCTCGTTCTCATGCATTCGTAATTTTCTACGTCGCCGCATCTCATCCATGACAACAGCATCCATCTCATGGCTTGATGGCGATCTTCATGCTCTCGCCCTTCGCCATCATCTCAAGAGCCTGATTGATCTTCGACAGAGGCATCTCGTGCGATATCAATATATCCGGATCGATGTCACCTGCAATGATCAGTTTTAACGCCTGTTCTACATGCTTTGGAGTGAGATGAAATACGCCCTTGAGAGTGAGCTGGCCGTAATGAAACCTGACAGTATCCACCTCAAACTTTGTACCTGATGCTGCGCCTCCAAAGAGAACAGTAGTACCTGCGTCACGTGTCATCTGAACTGCCTGTTCCCATGTGGCGGGGAGTCCGACTGCTTCGATTACCACATCCGCTCCATACCCCATCGTCTCATCCTTTACACGTTGCACTGGGTCTTCTTTCATAGGATCAATGACTACATCAGCTCCAGCACGGGATGCCATCTCTCTTCTCAGCTCTGCGAGATCTGAGACAATGACTGTTGAGGCTCCGGCCTTCTTGGCCAGCATGATCATCATCTGTCCGATGGGCCCCGCACCAATTATGCCGACCGTGTCCCCCAGTTCGATTCCCGCTTCTTGAATACCATGAACTACACAGGCAAGAGGTTCTGTGAGGGCTGCATCTCTGAACGAGAGCGAGTCCGGGATCGGATGGGTATTCCATTCAACTACTGGGGCTGGGACTCGAATATACTCTGCGAATGCACCGTTGACCAGATTGTTCTTGAGACTGGGGCAGAGGTTAGGGCGTCCCCGTTTGCAATAGAAACAGTGTCCACAGGGTGCAGAGTTTGTAGCGACCACTCGCATCCCCGGTTCAAATCTATCCACTCCCGCCCCCACTTCCTCAACTATTCCGGCATACTCGTGACCAAAAGGGGCTGGTGTCTGTTTGATCAGTAGAGGATGGCCTCTCTTGTACGTCTTGATGTCGGTGCCGCACGTGAGTGCAGTACCCACTTTAATGAGAAGCTCTCCGGGTCCGATCTCTGGAACATCGGTCTCCTCGTATCTGACATCACCTATTCCATAATACAGGGCAGCCTTCATTCTTCGAGTCAATGGCCTCACTCGCGGTGTTTCCTCTTCATTCCGTTTAAATTACTTCCTGAAGGCATAGCCTCACCACAAGTTCTTAATTGTACTCTACTCGCCACCATTCGTGAACAAAAATGCGGTTAAAGACGAAATATCCAGAATTTCAACAGTATCGCTCGCAGACCGACTGGGATGGGGCAACTGGTGCCTTAGCAACAACAGGTGATGGGCACAAGCTCAAACTTGATACCCCAAAGACCTATGGTGGTAATGGTGACGGTCTCTGTCCTGATGAGACCTTTACAACTGCTGTGCTTGGCTGTCTAAATGACACATTTCTTGATTTTCAACGAAGGTTCGAGATGGAACTCATCTCACTGCATCTGGAAGGGACAACTGATGTGAAATTTGACGGTCAGGGGTACATGATCGCAGGAATCAAGGTGAAGGGTGAGATCGTTGTGGGGCAAGATGAACTGGATGTTGGCAAGCGATGTGCCGAGTTGATGACAGAATATTGTCACCTCTATCGAACAATGAAGGATTGTATCCCCTTCGAGTTTGACATCTCCGTCCGGGAGATTGACAGCGACTGAATGCTATTCCTCACTCACTTCAGATGAGCTGATCATCTCTGCAATACGTTTCATATAATCAAGCATATTTTGCCAGTGGCCGCCCTGAAAGAAGACGCTGTGGCAATTAGTACACAACCAGAACTCGTCATAGTACTCGTAGGTCTGTTCGTGAACCAGTCCCTTGATCTGTGTCTTTTCTGAACCGATGATGTGTCGCAGTTCTCCATTACATTTAGAGCATCGTGACTGGTTCGGATCAATCAGTGGTGGTATCTTGAACGTACGAAACACGGTGGCCACCTCTGTGTCAACATCACCACGGACGAGCATCGACCTGATTCCTCGATCTTGTGCGCGCTGATATAATTCCGCATCCGAGGTGAGTAGCGCCCGGTCCTCCTTTTCTGCGAGTTCCAGTAGGGTGTCATCATCATACTCGACAGAATACAGAGTGTCATTGCCAGTTAAGCGCAACCATGGAGTGAGCCGGCCAAGCATTGCATCGACAATGAATCTATCAGTCGTGGTTCTTCCTCCTATGAATCTTTGGCCTCCCTCTGTAATTGATCTATGACATCACTTGATACGGTGACTGCTCCAAGCGGGGAATGCGACTGATCTCCATGATAGTCACTTCCTCCTGTCATGATGAGACCCAGTCCCTTTGCAGTCTCTCTGATCACATTCGTGTCTATTTGCGACCTGGTAGTTGAATAATGGTATTCCACCTCGATACCCGCAAGCCCTGTCTGTTTCAGATCGCTGAGAAAGGCATGCAGGTCTGCTATCTTAATAGTGAGCGGGTGGGCAAGAACTGGGACAGCTCCGACTGAACGAAGAAGGCGAATCCCGTCATGTAATTCTATTAGTTGGCGCCAGACATATGCAGGTCTTCCCTCTGCCAGGTAGATCTCAAATGCCTCGTCGGTATCTTTCACAACTCCCTCTTCTACAAGCAATCGTGCAAGATGTGGTCGCCCTGGGACTTGGATTGTGTCCATGATCTGTTTCACACGCACGGGATCAATAGTGATTCCTAATTCATCAAGGCGTTTCACCATTTTTAGAAATCTGTTTCTTCTTCTCTTTCTAAAGCGTTCCAACTCTTCTGCAATTGCATGGTCATCAGGTGTCACAAAGTATCCAAGTAGGTGCGCCTCACCTCCCTCCGACTCGGTACTGATCTCAATACCGGGCACTCTACGCAGAGTTGGTGGTGCATCACATTGAAGAAATTCTGTTAATCCCCGCAGTGTGTCGTGGTCGGTGAGTGCAATTCCTGCAAGTCCCCGTTCTGTGGCCAACTTCACTATCTCTGTTGGTGAGTTGATGCCATCGGAAAAATGTGAGTGGGTATGCAGATCAGCACGGTCTCTCACCAAATCTGGCCTCCCTGATGAGTGTTTCAACGAGTCGCCTGACCTTATTACATATTTTCCTGACCTCGTCACGGGTCATGGTCTCCCTGGACGGACAGTCTTGATCAACAACACATTTCCGTTTTCTTATATGGTATACAACAGGATAGTATCGGCACCCCTCAGGACGAGCATCATAGATCTTGCACAGTTTGGTCGCAGGATCATAGAAGTAACAATGGCCGTCTATATTTCTCAGTTCGCAAAAACCGTCCTTTGTTCTGACCATGTAGTCCTCACGTGAATATCCTAATGCATCAATTCGTTCCGCGTCCTTGCGTGTGAGTGTCATCTCTGTCTCAAGACAGCATAGACGCGCCTCTTCGCAACTGCCATCATGGTTACATACGAATGGGCTCAACACGACCTGCTCCTATCAAACTGAGAACATACTTGCACATTAGTATAGTCATAGGACCAGATTTGATCGGCCCGAGTTGGTGTATGTACAGCAGTTAAGAGATCATCAGCCTTGACTGAAGTCAAGTGCGTCGAGGCAGAGGCGGCTATAGTCCTCTTCGTACAAGTCTTCGCAGTGGTGATAGATTGTTGAAGGTCTCACTATCAGGTACTGTTGAGGTTCGTATATCAATTGATGAGGGCAGAGGTCTCTTTCCTGTGAGTTTGTAAAAAGTGCGCTCGTGAATTTTTCTGACCGCAGTCATGAGGTCACTGGGCTGAGTGAGTGCTCCCTTCCGTAACTGGCCAGTACCGACATTTTCCAAGAGGCGGTCAATAAGGTTCTTCATAGTTCATCTATAAGGACCACCGTTGTTCTGCTCAAAAGGTTTTCCAAGTAGTCACCGCCTGAGTGTTTATCGAACTAAGAGGCAATTACGAGGCCTATTTTCATTCCCAAGCCAAAGTGCTATAAAGCGTAAGCCGGGTCTCATCTCAATCTCGGCAGGTGAGACCTTATGCGAATTGCAGTCATTGACAGACAACGCTGTCGCCCGAAGGATTGTACACACGAGTGTCAACGATTCTGTCCTCGAGTACGGACTGGTGACGAGACCGTGATCTTTCCTGAAGGGCCTGACAAGCCTCCCGTCATTGTAGAAGAGCTCTGTTCAGGTGAGGGTATATGTGTACGAAAATGTCCGTATCATGTCATCAGCATTGTCAATCTGCCGGAGAAACTCGAGTCTGATACAAGCCATCGATACGGTGTAAATGGTTTCCAGCTCTTCCGTCTCCCAACCCCGAAAGAGGGTCAAGTGTTAGGTCTCATCGGTCCAAACGGTGTTGGCAAGACCACTGCTATACGCATTCTTGCAGGCGAACTGATGCCAAATCTTGGGCGTGTTGAAGATCCTCCTGACTGGGCCGAAATCATAGTCGAGTATCGTGGCTCTGAACTTCAACCCTTTTTCGAGAAGATACAGAATGGTGCTCTCATAGCAGTGCACAAACCACAGTCAATTACGGACCTGCCCAAGATCAAGAGCATTGCTGACAAACCCATTAGCGAACTTTTAGAGGCAGCCGATTCCTCAGGTCGATTAAAGGAACTCAAAGACGACATGAACCTGAGTGAGATCTGGGATCGCCCCATCAAGTTTCTGAGTGGTGGCGAACTTCAGCGAGTGGCCATTACTGCTGCAATAGTGCGCGAGGGTGATTTCTATTTCTTTGACGAGCCCACTGCATATCTTGATGTCCGTGAGCGACTTCGCGTCGCACGTGCCATCCGTCAGCTCTCTGACCTCGGCAAGACCGTTATTGTGGTCGAGCACGACCTCTCCATTCTTGATTATGTGTCCGATCTGGTCTGTATGTTCTATGGTGAACCTGGGGTCTATGGTATTGTATCCAACCCTCACAGTACTCGTGTTGGTATCAATATATTCCTTGACGGGTTCATTCCTGACGAGAACATGAGATTCCGTGACACTTCCATATCCTTCAAGGGAATGACCACCGAAGATGAGACCTTTGCCGGCTCGGAGACCCTTCTCGAATATGGGACTATGGTCAAACGGTTTGAAGACTTCGAGCTCACGGTCAAGGGTGGCCGTGTCAAGCGTGGCCAGATTGTTGGAATCCTCGGCCCTAACGGAATCGGCAAGACCACGTTCGTCAAGATGCTTGCTGGAGTCATCGAACCTGATGAGGGTGAGGTTCCCGCCAAGACTGTCGGTGGTCTGGAACTTAAGGTCGCATACAAGCCACAATATATCGAGCAGGAATATCCGGGCACTCTGCGGATGTACCTGCGTGAACAGGGCAGCAGCACTATTGATACTGCTGACTTCAAGACCACTGTTATTCGAAGACTGGGCCTCGAGAAACTGATGGATCATACGATCACAGACCTGAGCGGTGGGGAGATGCAACGTGCCGCAATTGCAGCGTGTCTTGCCCAAGAGGCAGACATATATCTATTCGACGAGCCCTCTGCATTTCTTGACATTGAACAACGTCTTGCAGCCTCGCGAGCCATTCGAAGAATAATCCAAGGCGGTCAAAAGACTGCATTTGTGGTCGAGCACTCCATCCTGATGGCCGACTATCTCTCTGACAGTATGGTCGTCTTCAGTGGGACACCCGGCAAGAAGGGTATCGCCTCCTCAGTCATGACGCTTCGACGCGGGATGAACACGTTCCTGAAAGACATGGGTGTGACATTCCGTCGAGACCCTCAGAGCGGACGACCGCGTGTCAATAAAGAGGGTTCTCAGCTGGATTCGCAACAGAAAGCGTCTGGCGAGTACTACTATATTGGCAAATGATGTTGATCAGGTGAGTCCGCGGTGCCAGTACTGC encodes:
- a CDS encoding zinc-binding dehydrogenase → MRPLTRRMKAALYYGIGDVRYEETDVPEIGPGELLIKVGTALTCGTDIKTYKRGHPLLIKQTPAPFGHEYAGIVEEVGAGVDRFEPGMRVVATNSAPCGHCFYCKRGRPNLCPSLKNNLVNGAFAEYIRVPAPVVEWNTHPIPDSLSFRDAALTEPLACVVHGIQEAGIELGDTVGIIGAGPIGQMMIMLAKKAGASTVIVSDLAELRREMASRAGADVVIDPMKEDPVQRVKDETMGYGADVVIEAVGLPATWEQAVQMTRDAGTTVLFGGAASGTKFEVDTVRFHYGQLTLKGVFHLTPKHVEQALKLIIAGDIDPDILISHEMPLSKINQALEMMAKGESMKIAIKP
- a CDS encoding OsmC family protein; translation: MRLKTKYPEFQQYRSQTDWDGATGALATTGDGHKLKLDTPKTYGGNGDGLCPDETFTTAVLGCLNDTFLDFQRRFEMELISLHLEGTTDVKFDGQGYMIAGIKVKGEIVVGQDELDVGKRCAELMTEYCHLYRTMKDCIPFEFDISVREIDSD
- a CDS encoding Mut7-C RNAse domain-containing protein yields the protein MGGRTTTDRFIVDAMLGRLTPWLRLTGNDTLYSVEYDDDTLLELAEKEDRALLTSDAELYQRAQDRGIRSMLVRGDVDTEVATVFRTFKIPPLIDPNQSRCSKCNGELRHIIGSEKTQIKGLVHEQTYEYYDEFWLCTNCHSVFFQGGHWQNMLDYMKRIAEMISSSEVSEE
- a CDS encoding PHP domain-containing protein, whose translation is MRDRADLHTHSHFSDGINSPTEIVKLATERGLAGIALTDHDTLRGLTEFLQCDAPPTLRRVPGIEISTESEGGEAHLLGYFVTPDDHAIAEELERFRKRRRNRFLKMVKRLDELGITIDPVRVKQIMDTIQVPGRPHLARLLVEEGVVKDTDEAFEIYLAEGRPAYVWRQLIELHDGIRLLRSVGAVPVLAHPLTIKIADLHAFLSDLKQTGLAGIEVEYHYSTTRSQIDTNVIRETAKGLGLIMTGGSDYHGDQSHSPLGAVTVSSDVIDQLQREAKDS
- a CDS encoding YkgJ family cysteine cluster protein, whose translation is MLSPFVCNHDGSCEEARLCCLETEMTLTRKDAERIDALGYSREDYMVRTKDGFCELRNIDGHCYFYDPATKLCKIYDARPEGCRYYPVVYHIRKRKCVVDQDCPSRETMTRDEVRKICNKVRRLVETLIREARFGERPC
- a CDS encoding ribosome biogenesis/translation initiation ATPase RLI produces the protein MRIAVIDRQRCRPKDCTHECQRFCPRVRTGDETVIFPEGPDKPPVIVEELCSGEGICVRKCPYHVISIVNLPEKLESDTSHRYGVNGFQLFRLPTPKEGQVLGLIGPNGVGKTTAIRILAGELMPNLGRVEDPPDWAEIIVEYRGSELQPFFEKIQNGALIAVHKPQSITDLPKIKSIADKPISELLEAADSSGRLKELKDDMNLSEIWDRPIKFLSGGELQRVAITAAIVREGDFYFFDEPTAYLDVRERLRVARAIRQLSDLGKTVIVVEHDLSILDYVSDLVCMFYGEPGVYGIVSNPHSTRVGINIFLDGFIPDENMRFRDTSISFKGMTTEDETFAGSETLLEYGTMVKRFEDFELTVKGGRVKRGQIVGILGPNGIGKTTFVKMLAGVIEPDEGEVPAKTVGGLELKVAYKPQYIEQEYPGTLRMYLREQGSSTIDTADFKTTVIRRLGLEKLMDHTITDLSGGEMQRAAIAACLAQEADIYLFDEPSAFLDIEQRLAASRAIRRIIQGGQKTAFVVEHSILMADYLSDSMVVFSGTPGKKGIASSVMTLRRGMNTFLKDMGVTFRRDPQSGRPRVNKEGSQLDSQQKASGEYYYIGK